One genomic segment of Pelagerythrobacter marensis includes these proteins:
- the metG gene encoding methionine--tRNA ligase produces MSEPFYITTAINYPNGRPHIGHAYEAVAADVIARFHRAMGREVRFQTGTDEHGLKMARKAAEQNRSASDLAEEMSGYFKEMAGALNISYDRFIRTSESDHHRASQTIWRAMEARGDLYLDRYEGWYSVRDEAYYDEKELVAGEAGEKLSPQGTPVEWTVEESWFFRLSRYQDQILDLLRSPGFCEPESRRNEMIAFVSGGLKDLSVSRTSFDWGVPVPGSDGHVMYVWVDALTNYITGLGYPDDTDLWSKFWPADLHLIGKDIVRFHTVYWPAFLMSADLPLPKKVFGHGFLLNRGQKESKSLGNVTDPLELASRFGVDPLRYFFLREIAFGQDGSYSAEAIVTRANAELANSFGNLAQRTLSMIFKNMEGKIASHDVAQNDADLIAAVRKACEEDLPREFERLNFSNGLEAWMRAVFACNQYVDEQAPWALRKTDPERMEVVLMTLLRCVHDLAIAVRPVVPAAADALLDQMGVRADERDFASIGSEEWFDRLVESGFTIERPTGVFPRLELPDNEAV; encoded by the coding sequence ATGTCTGAACCTTTTTATATCACCACCGCGATCAACTATCCGAACGGTCGCCCCCACATCGGCCATGCCTACGAGGCCGTGGCCGCCGACGTCATCGCGCGCTTTCACCGGGCGATGGGACGCGAGGTGCGTTTCCAGACCGGCACCGACGAGCACGGGCTGAAGATGGCTCGGAAGGCCGCCGAACAGAACCGCAGCGCGAGCGACCTCGCCGAAGAGATGTCCGGTTATTTCAAAGAGATGGCTGGCGCTCTCAACATCTCTTACGATCGCTTCATCCGTACCTCGGAAAGCGATCATCATCGCGCCAGCCAGACGATCTGGCGCGCGATGGAGGCCAGGGGCGATCTCTATCTCGATCGGTACGAGGGTTGGTATTCCGTTCGGGATGAAGCCTATTACGACGAGAAGGAACTGGTCGCCGGCGAGGCAGGCGAAAAGCTCTCGCCCCAGGGAACTCCCGTCGAATGGACTGTGGAAGAAAGCTGGTTCTTCCGCCTTTCCCGATATCAGGACCAGATTCTGGACCTGCTCCGCAGCCCCGGTTTCTGCGAGCCGGAAAGCCGCCGCAACGAAATGATCGCGTTCGTTTCGGGCGGTTTGAAGGATCTGTCGGTCAGCAGGACCAGCTTCGACTGGGGCGTCCCGGTTCCCGGCAGCGACGGCCATGTCATGTACGTCTGGGTCGATGCCCTGACGAACTACATCACCGGCCTCGGCTATCCCGACGACACCGATCTGTGGAGCAAGTTCTGGCCGGCGGACCTTCACCTGATCGGCAAGGACATCGTTCGTTTCCACACGGTCTATTGGCCAGCGTTCTTGATGAGCGCAGACCTGCCGCTCCCGAAAAAGGTGTTCGGTCACGGATTTCTGCTCAACCGGGGGCAGAAGGAGTCCAAGTCTCTCGGTAATGTGACCGATCCGCTTGAACTGGCGAGCCGTTTCGGTGTCGACCCGCTGCGCTATTTCTTCCTGCGGGAAATCGCCTTCGGGCAGGACGGTAGCTATTCTGCCGAAGCGATCGTCACCCGCGCCAATGCCGAACTGGCAAACAGCTTCGGCAATCTGGCGCAGCGAACTTTGTCCATGATTTTCAAAAACATGGAAGGTAAAATTGCAAGTCATGACGTCGCACAGAACGATGCTGACCTGATCGCTGCCGTTCGCAAGGCTTGCGAGGAGGATCTGCCGCGCGAGTTCGAGCGCCTGAATTTCTCCAACGGGCTCGAAGCATGGATGCGCGCAGTTTTCGCGTGCAATCAGTATGTCGACGAGCAGGCCCCTTGGGCCCTGCGCAAGACCGATCCTGAGCGGATGGAAGTCGTCCTCATGACCCTTCTGCGCTGTGTCCATGATCTTGCCATCGCCGTACGGCCGGTCGTGCCCGCCGCAGCGGACGCGCTTCTCGATCAGATGGGGGTTCGCGCCGATGAACGTGATTTTGCGTCGATCGGGAGCGAGGAGTGGTTCGACCGGCTGGTCGAAA